A single region of the Podospora pseudopauciseta strain CBS 411.78 chromosome 1, whole genome shotgun sequence genome encodes:
- a CDS encoding hypothetical protein (COG:S; EggNog:ENOG503Q4WH) → MATAQPDHDQQSDRLFLNLPSNNPFRNRAVSPAQQSPTSPFDDPPPRPTSRNPFLDPAIANRASNPNIRSVSDNMSSYDKRPSLTAEEIFGSLTLEESNSAPARAEAPKPPMGRRGPLPPGRENVPSASRNGPGPNHRPTRSQEEAMRAGRKQSNAELLIPIDTPRSPPRQRQDQRRPRRNSDSSIVGADKIMTEEEKKARDQRRRERERRQREGGGKDRKPASRKLDIIDQLDATSIYGTGIFHHDGPFDALNPHRNRTGSRRAPMEAFPEGSLNNTLGGSGPLNARPDHSTFLGGHDDEAFREWSKGSKDRNGAPPTASKGELPMFDPLSRGNVLHGDESLGLGTSTFLEGAPAARTAIQKREEERAQEVMQEGLQRKKSLAHRIRNINRQPRDFQASGRTTNPEGAYGSRRSPSESGPASAGANGERNPFFNEYGQPRGEEGFSVRKESNAGPKSPGSPKGGYGLERRSTTDGTGGEDGPQPKSGGILGRMKSLKGGRRQRPGQGSSDMGMPPAPGTAV, encoded by the exons ATGGCCACCGCCCAACCAGATCACG ATCAGCAGTCTGATCGGTTGTTCCTCAACCttccctccaacaaccctTTCCGCAACCGCGCTGTGTCGCCCGCTCAGCAAAGTCCAACCTCGCCCTTTGACGACCCTCCTCCGCGCCCTACTTCGCGCAACCCTTTTCTGGATCCCGCCATTGCCAACAGGGCCAGCAACCCAAATATCCGATCTGTTTCCGACAACATGTCGTCATACGATAAGCGCCCGTCGCTCACGGCCGAAGAAATATTC GGTTCGTTGACGCTAGAGGAGTCCAACTCTGCACCTGCGAGAGCCGAGGCCCCGAAGCCTCCCATGGGCCGCCGCGGTCCTCTGCCACCGGGACGTGAGAATGTGCCGAGTGCTAGCCGCAATGGCCCAGGGCCCAACCACCGTCCCACTCGATCCCAGGAAGAGGCTATGCGTGCCGGCCGGAAGCAGTCCAACGCCGAACTGTTGATCCCTATCGACACACCCCGCTCCCCTCCGAGACAGCGCCAGGACCAGCGAAGGCCCCGTAGGAATTCCGACTCTTCCATTGTCGGTGCCGATAAGATCATGAccgaggaagagaagaaggcccgGGATCAGAGACGTCGTGAGCGTGAACGTCGGCAGCgcgagggtggtggcaaGGATAGGAAGCCCGCCAGCCGCAAGCTCGACATCATCGATCAATTAGATGCCACCAGCATCTATGGAACAGGAA TTTTCCATCACGACGGACCTTTCGAtgccctcaacccccaccgCAACCGCACTGGCAGCCGGCGTGCACCTATGGAAGCCTTCCCTGAAGGCTcgctcaacaacaccctcggTGGTTCTGGTCCTCTGAACGCTCGCCCCGACCATTCGACTTTCTTGGGTGGACACGACGATGAAGCTTTCAGGGAGTGGTCCAAGGGCTCCAAGGATAGAAACGGCGCTCCTCCCACGGCCAGCAAGGGCGAGTTGCCCATGTTTGACCCCCTCAGCCGCGGCAACGTCCTCCATGGCGATGAatccctcggcctcggcacGTCGACCTTTTTGGAGGGCGCCCCGGCCGCCCGCACAGCGATCCAGAAACGCGAGGAGGAGCGAGCTCAAGAGGTTATGCAGGAGGGGCTGCAGCGCAAGAAGTCCCTCGCCCATCGTATCCGCAACATCAACCGCCAGCCTCGCGATTTCCAGGCTTCTGGCAgaaccaccaaccccgaaGGAGCCTACGGGTCTCGCCGATCCCCCTCCGAGAGCGGACCCGCCTCTGCTGGCGCCAACGGGGAGCGCAACCCATTCTTCAACGAGTATGGCCAACCgaggggtgaagagggattCAGCGTGCGCAAGGAGTCCAACGCCGGGCCCAAGTCTCCCGGCAGCCCCAAGGGTGGTTACGGCCTCGAGCGGAGATCGACGACGGACGGCACAGGCGGCGAAGATGGCCCACAACCTAAGAGTGGTGGAATCTTGGGCCGCATGAAGAGTCTGAAGGGCGGACGGCGCCAGCGTCCTGGCCAGGGCAGCTCTGATATGGGCATgcctcctgctcctggaACCGCGGTTTAG
- a CDS encoding hypothetical protein (EggNog:ENOG503P6AB) produces MDTTTQPPPPLPTTTTTTTTTTTTTATAPATTTTTQFDSLIPPPKTALSLLSRSIQTQQTKPRYPTGCAEFDQNVLLGGLDGGSVVGISSEDDDFSLALALQTIAVALTQAAHERTALIVTTLPVQSLLPKLRQVLAEQLSRTGGAVDLGSKVKERLSLVSISRIFDLHGLVEVLGELSLRQGGGGGTPDAVLVMGTAALISSLFTSKSTDKAAAHGFVANLAVQLGRVARGGPLVILLNSATALHNDGVPLPPAAETGGGERKLEVGGLTSIFWTGGAGQQHGRKSDSRPAWGQVFGRLVGLHLFCTRRDVGWVVEVLEDEVGVFEREADEKGEGEVWTRRNREQRWGVLEGADGGVVVDVVI; encoded by the exons ATGGacacaacaacccaacccccacctccacttcCCACGACAActactacaacaacaacaacaacaacaa caacagcaacagcaccagcaacaactacaacaacGCAATTCGACTCCTTAATCCCTCCACCCAAAACCGCACTCTCCTTATTGTCTCGATCGATCCAAACACAGCAAACCAAACCAAGATATCCCACCGGCTGTGCAGAGTTTGATCAAAATGTCTTGTTGGGCGGGCTGGATGGTGGTTCGGTGGTGGGGATAAGTTCGGAGGATGACGACTTCTCTCTTGCT CTCGCATTACAAACCATCGCCGTCGCCCTCACACAAGCGGCCCACGAGAGAACGGCCTTGATAGTGACCACCCTGCCAGTCCAAAGCCTGCTCCCGAAGCTGCGACAAGTGCTGGCAGAGCAGCTCTCAAGAACTGGCGGGGCCGTCGACCTCGGCTCCAAAGTCAAAGAGCGTCTCTCCCTCGTATCCATCTCCCGCATCTTTGACCTCCACGGTCTGGTCGAAGTCCTCGGCGAACTTTCTCTTCGCCAAGGCGGCGGGGGGGGAACGCCTGATGCCGTCCTGGTCATGGGCACGGCAGCCCTGATCAGCAGCCTTTTCACCTCCAAGTCGACCGATAAAGCTGCCGCTCATGGGTTCGTGGCCAATCTCGCTGTCCAGCTGGGCAGGGTTGCGAGGGGAGGACCGCTGGTGATACTGCTCAACTCTGCTACCGCGTTGCACAACGACGGCGTGCCCCTACCCCCGGCAGCCGAGACCggcgggggggagaggaagctggaggtCGGGGGGCTGACGTCTATCTTTTGGACGGGGGGAGCAGGACAGCAACACGGGAGGAAGAGTGACAGCAGGCCGGCGTGGGGACAGGTttttgggaggttggtggggcTGCATTTGTTCTGTACGAGGCGTGatgttgggtgggtggtcgAGGTGCTGGAAGACgaggttggggtttttgAAAGAGAGGCAgatgaaaagggggagggcgaggtctggacgaggaggaacagggagcagaggtggggggttttggagggggccgacgggggggtggtggttgatgttgtgatTTGA
- a CDS encoding hypothetical protein (COG:M; EggNog:ENOG503NY02), which yields MKHLTVLFAATAAALVAPDQAIKLDEQQPAVSPELVQTWWDSTVSRSAKIFTKIEKGIEKATSEFDGYSFDGFDGFNSDSNLPPLPLHERKPHRGDKTKTIYELIKSNKYTTKFASLLDNEDFSDIKDLLDSSSHNKTLFVPTDKAFERIPHHGDKPPPKEFVLALLKYHIAPGLHTKVDLYHKHTLPSNLSLDTLGSRPQRLRISTGLLFSIRVNVISKIVYGNILAKNGIIHAIDHILIPPPSQAKIISLLPNTFSTFSLGLEKTELSVPDHKGGTLFAPTNSAWRRLGPRANAFLFSHHGLKYLEALLKYHFVVDQTLYSDAFYNSHKDEKAAVEDAEGGKYWHVDLETLLDDKAIAVDVKRWKGWVSIVLNGFTKVIFPDGIASDGVVQVVGKVLIPPHGHHGHAGEDDGKDIEVEELKARLERYVDRDEAGDL from the coding sequence ATGAAGCATCTAACCGTTCTCTTTGCGGCTACCGCAGCCGCTCTGGTTGCCCCTGATCAGGCAATTAAGCTTGACGAGCAACAACCGGCCGTCTCTCCAGAGTTGGTACAAACCTGGTGGGATTCCACCGTCTCCCGCTCGGCCAAGATCTTTACCAAGATCGAGAAAGGCATCGAAAAGGCCACCAGCGAATTCGACGGCTACTCCTTCGACGGCTTCGACGGCTTCAACAGTGACAGCAACTTACCCCCTCTGCCTCTTCACGAGCGTAAGCCCCACCGCGGCGACAAGACCAAGACCATCTACGAGTTGATAAAATCCAACAAGTACACCACCAAGTTCGCCTCCCTCCTTGACAACGAGGACTTCTCCGACATCAAGGACCTCCTCGACTCCAGCTCCCACAACAAGACCCTTTTCGTCCCTACCGACAAAGCCTTTGAGCGCATCCCCCACCACGGCGACAAGCCTCCCCCCAAGGAGTTCGTTCTGGCCCTGTTGAAATACCACATCGCCCCCGGCCTGCACACCAAGGTCGATCTTTACCACAAgcacaccctcccctccaatCTCTCGCTCGACACCCTCGGCTCCCGCCCCCAGCGGCTGAGGATCTCAACCGGGCTGCTGTTCTCCATCAGGGTCAACGTCATCTCCAAAATCGTCTACGGCAACATCCTCGCCAAAAACGGCATCATCCACGCCATTGaccacatcctcatcccacccccttcccaggCGAAGATCATCTCCCTGCTGCCCAACACCTTCAGCACCTTCTCCCTCGGTCTGGAAAAGACCGAACTCTCCGTCCCAGACCACAAAGGCGGCACCCTTTTCGCACCAACCAACTCGGCCTGGCGACGTCTCGGCCCCCGCGCCAACGCCTTCTTGTTCTCCCACCACGGGTTGAAGTACCTCGAGGCACTGCTCAAGTACCACTTTGTCGTCGACCAGACCCTCTACAGCGATGCCTTTTACAATAGTCACAAGGACGAGAAGGCTGCTGTGGAAGATGCAGAGGGCGGAAAGTATTGGCATGTGGATCTGGAGACGCTGCTGGACGACAAGGCAATCGCGGTTGACGTcaagaggtggaaggggtgggtcAGTATTGTGCTGAATGGGTTCACCAAGGTGATCTTCCCGGACGGGATTGCCAGCGATGGTGTTGTGCAAGTGGTGGGGAAGGTTTTGATTCCGCCTCATGGGCATCACGGACAtgctggggaggatgacggcAAGGAtattgaggttgaggagctgAAGGCTAGGCTGGAGAGGTATGTGGACAGAGACGAGGCCGGGGATTTGTAG
- a CDS encoding hypothetical protein (COG:S; EggNog:ENOG503Q4UC), with product MPVFAERSVLAARSTSPLSAGAIAGAVVGSVVGVLIILLCIFPFARRRWINRHDENTLAEMGQSPGGPNFTHPDDDSTKKYSKDHLVPGSDSQAGTAHEQPAHGIPDSNGQNTSPTKTSLDQLPSQPALPQGVSLDQGLPSPISPSASPSPRSESFPGQAQTGGQAVSSPAAGPIRSPTSASSKSRSASKGTTGKDSTRQLNFDSSFASPSRQGTFSNIVEEPESFEPPSQRSTFREKLTSIFRTSSGEGRRDSKRSTGTRSSSVLTGDILAYQEPIPGQAIGQPIIEEHHPDPSGLNWGYYNDPTLPPGSDALPQGTDLSQFSEPVIYTEPGTFTTIPNPADLTFVPPATYASASVLPSPVSPSQHPFPGLGLDITSPGGDQTVTPINPLHSFSQRNRVPGPLQRVDSLPPPTIVSDIPSPPFSYTAGPSGNPMDFMNPTNQVESAWMVEQEILKAENSPSPPAPSPPTDTFPPTMAQEPQLQYIDQNHQVQYINGAGLSPEPEYNFGQQSLGQQSLGQQNLGQQDLGQQNIGQQNLNMNQQSFGEQSYQSPPYQPSYQQTPEMGLVQDFGVPLGYYDGNGTVIQDYSTPPPSGPSLPSTVQNTPDTRLTAYTASPSPPSELDPHNGMYLSVSPIPSPGQSPHPSSTLSPGLSAPSPATPAGLSPGGQEKAFACNKCDRIFDQIHKLNHHKRYHDRPHECPHAGCTMRFGTKTHLDRHINDKHFKTRKFYCTVHDCPYSKQGGKSFPRKDNWRRHMVNKHQLTPTTDPEPEFIDEMMVGV from the exons ATGCCGGTTTTTGCGGAGCGTTCGGTGCTCGCCGCCAGGTCGACATCGCCGCTCTCTGCCGGCGCCATTGCGGGGGCAGTGGTAGGATCAGTGGTGGGAGTCCTCATTATCCTGCTCTGCATCTTTCCCTTTGCAAGACGGCGATGGATCAACCGTCATGATGAAAACACCCTGGCAGAGATGGGGCAGAGTCCCGGAGGCCCCAACTTCACTCATCCTGATGACGATTCTACAAAAAAGTATTCAAAGGATCATCTAGTTCCTGGCTCCGATAGTCAAGCTGGCACCGCTCACGAACAACCCGCACACGGCATACCAGATAGCAACGGCCAGAatacatcaccaacaaagaCCAGCTTGGATCAGCTTCCCTCTCAGCCAGCCCTCCCGCAAGGCGTTTCTCTTGACCAAGGTCTCCCCTCGCCCATCTCGCCATCTGCTTCGCCGTCACCCCGGTCCGAGTCCTTCCCCGGCCAGGCCCAAACTGGAGGCCAGGCAGTATCTTCACCGGCAGCCGGTCCGATCCGGTCACCAACGAGTGCCTCGTCAAAGTCACGTTCCGCTTCAAAAGGCACCACCGGCAAGGACAGCACACGCCAGTTGAACTTTGACTCTTCGTTCGCTTCGCCAAGTCGTCAGGGCACTTTTAGCAACATCGTCGAGGAACCCGAGTCTTTTGAGCCCCCTTCGCAACGCTCCACTTTCCGAGAGAAACTCACTAGTATCTTCCGGACTTCATCTGGTGAGGGACGTCGGGACAGCAAGCGATCTACCGGCACCCGCTCGTCTTCTGTTCTCACAGGCGATATTCTTGCCTACCAGGAGCCGATACCAGGACAAGCCATCGGCCAACCTATTATCGAGGAGCACCATCCCGACCCGAGTGGTCTCAACTGGGGCTATTATAACGACCCGACTCTCCCACCAGGTAGTGACGCCCTTCCCCAAGGAACGGACCTTTCCCAGTTCAGCGAACCAGTTATTTACACGGAACCAGGAACCTTTACtaccatccccaaccccgcaGACTTGACCTTTGTGCCGCCAGCGACTTACGCTTCAGCCTCGGTCTTGCCTAGCCCAGTGTCGCCAAGTCAACATCCATTCCCTGGACTTGGACTCGACATCACTTCACCTGGCGGTGACCAGACTGTCACGCCTATCAACCCACTGCATAGTTTCAGCCAGCGGAATAGAGTTCCAGGGCCACTCCAGCGTGTCGATAGTCTGCCTCCACCCACCATCGTGTCGGATATCCCGAGTCCCCCATTCAGCTATACTGCCGGCCCCAGCGGCAACCCTATGGACTTTATGAACCCCACGAATCAGGTCGAGAGCGCTTGGATGGTCGAACAGGAGATTCTCAAGGCCGAGAACTCGCCATCACCCCCAGCCCCTTCACCGCCCACTGACACCTTCCCACCAACAATGGCCCAGGAGCCTCAGCTGCAGTATATCGACCAAAACCACCAGGTCCAGTACATCAACGGAGCTGGCCTGTCACCAGAACCAGAGTATAACTTTGGCCAGCAAAGTCTTGGCCAGCAAAGCCTTGGCCAGCAGAACCTTGGCCAGCAGGACCTTGGCCAGCAAAATATTGGCCAACAGAACCTCAACATGAACCAGCAAAGCTTTGGTGAACAAAGCTATCAGTCCCCACCATATCAGCCTTCATACCAGCAGACGCCAGAGATGGGATTGGTGCAAGATTTTGGCGTTCCATTAGGTTACTACGACGGTAACGGCACCGTGATTCAAGATTACTCGACGCCACCACCGTCAGGTCCATCACTTCCCTCGACCGTCCAAAACACCCCTGACACACGCCTCACTGCGTACACGgcatccccatcaccgccatccgAACTCGACCCCCACAATGGAATGTACCTCAGCGTctctcccatcccatcaccaGGCCAGTCCCCACATCCATCATCGACCCTTTCTCCAGGGCTCTCGGCCCCGTCACCAGCCACACCGGCGGGGTTATCACCTGGGGGGCAAGAGAAGGCCTTTGCCTGCAACAAGTGTGATCGCATCTTTGATCAGATCCACAAGCTCAA TCACCACAAACGCTACCACGACCGACCGCATGAGTGCCCACACGCAGGCTGCACCATGAGATTCGGCACCAAGACCCATCTAGACAGGCACATCAACGACAAGCACTTCAAAACCCGCAAGTTCTACTGCACCGTCCACGACTGCCCTTACTCGAAGCAAGGGGGCAAGTCATTCCCACGCAAGGACAACTGGAGGAGACACATGGTCAACAAGCACCAGCTTACACCAACAACGGATCCCGAGCCGGAGTTTATCGATgagatgatggtgggtgtATAA
- the RRP40 gene encoding exosome non-catalytic core subunit rrp40 (EggNog:ENOG503P0K7; BUSCO:EOG09264XJC; COG:J): MTTTERPLVLPGDPISPDLIPSSTSKPLRLGPGLRHVPPSDIVPVVAGQLITNHQKNSMWVEYNNNRYIPTPGDLIIAQILRSGPDLYFTSISPYTPPATLPHLSFESATKKTRPQLAPGALVYARVVLANKHMDPEIECVSQSTGKSDGLGELKGGMVFDVSLQFARRLLMAKSKEEGKVEVLELLGGEGLVFEIAVGRNGKVWVGGEDVKAIVVVGRALRETDEGGLGVEAQRKLVRRLAKGMK, translated from the exons ATGACAACCACCGAACGTCCCCTAGTCCTCCCCGGCGACCCCATCTCCCCAGAtctcatcccctcctccacctccaaaccgctccgcctcggccccggcctccGCCATGTCCCCCCAAGCGACATCGTCCCCGTCGTCGCCGGCCAGCtgatcaccaaccaccaaaagaACTCCATGTGGGTGGaatacaacaacaaccgg TACATCCCAACCCCAGGCGACCTAATAATAGCTCAAATCCTCCGCTCCGGCCCAGACCTCTACTTCACCTCCATATCCCCCTACACCCCCCCCGCgaccctcccccacctctccttcGAGTCGGCCACCAAGAAGACCCGGCCTCAGCTCGCCCCGGGAGCCCTCGTCTACGCCCGCGTGGTCTTGGCAAACAAGCACATGGATCCCGAGATCGAGTGTGTCTCCCAGTCCACGGGGAAGTCGGACGGCCTGGGGGAGCTGAaaggggggatggtgttTGATGTTTCGTTGCAGTTTGCCAGACGGTTGCTCATGGCGAagagcaaggaggagggaaaggtgGAAGTGCTGGAGCTGctagggggggaggggttggtgtttgagattgcggtggggaggaatggaaaggtttgggttgggggagaggatgtgAAGGCTATTGTGGTGGTCGGGAGGGCGTTGAGGGAGACggatgagggggggttgggggtggaggcgcAGAGGaagttggtgaggaggttggccaAGGGGATGAAGTGA
- the SSZ1 gene encoding Hsp70 protein that interacts with Zuo1p (COG:O; EggNog:ENOG503NWWV), giving the protein MSGAKSVSPENRTVIGLTFGNSNSSIAYTVDDKAEVIANEDGDRQIPTILSYVDGDEYYGQQAKAFLIRNPNNTVAYFRDFLGKDFEHIDPTHNHASAHPKDVDGAVSFTIKDKAEEDAEPSTVSVSEVATRYLRRLVGSASDYLGKKVTSAVITVPTNFNDKQKAALLAAANAADLEVLQLISEPVAAALAYDARPEAQVEDKIVVVAELGGTRSDVAVIASRQGMYTVLATAHDYEFNGVALDKILMDHFAKEFLKRNPSAKDPRENARGLAKLKFEAEATKRALSIGANASFSVESLSDGIDFASTINRLRYETLSRTVFEGINRLVESVIKKAGLDVLDVDEVILSGGTAHTPRIASNFSNIFPQTTRILAPSTNPYAINPSELGARGAALQASLIQDYEADDIDQSTHAAVTTVAHISNAIGVVSLNAAGEEIFVPVVPAETAVPAKRTVHVAAPKDGGDVLVKFVEGNTHIKVTKPEPKPKEDKTAKVEDAADSDEESDFSDDDEEEEEKREKVWKIGNTLAEAAIRNVKKGGKVEVTVQVNADLSVILTTREVGAQGGVRGQLNA; this is encoded by the exons ATGAGCGGTGCCAAGTCTGTTTCGCCGGAGAACCGGACCGTCATTGGCTTGACCTTTGGCAACTCCAACAGCTCCATCGCCTACACTGTCGACGATAAGGCTGAGGTTATCGCCAACGAGGACGGAG ACCGTCAGATCCCAACAATCCTCTCCTACGTCGACGGCGATGAGTACTACGGTCAACAGGCGAAGGCTTTCCTGATCAGAAACCCAAATAACACAGTCGCCTACTTCCGCGACTTCCTCGGGAAAGA CTTCGAGCATATCGACCCTACCCACAACCACGCCTCTGCGCACCCCAAGGATGTTGACGGAGCCGTCTCTTTCaccatcaaggacaaggccgaggaggacgcTGAGCCGTCCACCGTTTCCGTCTCCGAGGTTGCCACCCGCTACCTCCGTCGCCTGGTCGGCTCTGCTTCCGATTACCTTGGCAAGAAGGTCACCTCTGCCGTCATCACCGTCCCTACCAACTTCAACGACAAGCAAAAGGCCGCccttcttgctgctgccaacgCTGCCGATCTCGAGGTTCTCCAGTTGATCAGCGAGCCCGTCGCTGCGGCGCTCGCCTACGATGCGCGCCCCGAGGCTCAGGTCGAGGACAAGATCGTTGTCGTTGCCGAGTTGGGCGGCACCCGCTCCGACGTTGCCGTCATTGCCAGCCGTCAAGGCATGTACACCGTCCTCGCCACTGCCCACGACTACGAGTTCAACGGTGTTGCTCTTGACAAGATCCTGATGGATCACTTCGCCAAGGAGTTCCTCAAGCGCAACCCCAGCGCCAAGGACCCCCGTGAGAACGCCAGAGGCCTCGCCAAGCTCAAgttcgaggccgaggccacCAAGAGGGCCCTCAGCATCGGTGCCAACGCCAGCTTCAGCGTTGAAAGCTTGTCCGACGGTATCGATTTCGCCAGCACCATCAACCGCCTCCGTTACGAGACTCTTTCCAGGACCGTTTTCGAGGGCATCAACCGCCTGGTTGAGTctgtcatcaagaaggccggCCTTGACGTTCTTGACGTTGACGAGGTCATTCTGTCTGGTGGCACTGCCCACACTCCTCGCATTGCTTCCAACTTCAGCAACATCTTCCCCCAGACCACCAGAATCCTggccccctccaccaacccctaTGCCATCAACCCTTCCGAGCTCGGCGCTCGTGGCGCCGCTCTCCAGGCCAGCCTGATCCAGGATTACGAGGCCGACGACATCGACCAGTCGACCCACGCTGCCGTCACCACTGTGGCCCACATCAGCAACGCCATTGGTGTCGTCTCTCTGAACGCTGCTGGCGAGGAGATCTTCGTGCCTGTTGTTCCCGCCGAGACTGCCGTCCCCGCCAAGAGGACAGTCCACGTCGCCGCGCCCAAAGACGGCGGTGATGTTCTTGTCAAGTTCGTCGAGGGCAACACCCACATCAAGGTTACCAAGCCTgagcccaagcccaaggaggacaagaccGCCAAGGTCGAGGATGCTGCTGACTCTGACGAAGAGTCTGACTtctccgacgacgacgaggaagaagaggagaagcgcGAGAAGGTATGGAAGATTGGCAACACCCTTGCCGAGGCTGCCATCCGCAATGTGAAGAAGGGCGGCAAGGTCGAGGTTACTGTCCAGGTCAACGCCGATCTTTCCGTCATTCTCACGACGAGAGAAGTTGGCGCCCAGGGCGGTGTGAGAGGCCAACTGAACGCTTAG
- a CDS encoding hypothetical protein (COG:S; EggNog:ENOG503P048), whose translation MRIFPIVSKSRKPRFEVHLKIYDLNNVPLVSGVSLIKWHLPHSIHSEQRGRTQKCPIQNHRVDYNYSRVFSVRIGIDRNSNLVECPIEFEVLQEFSGPGTASTSGRDEKISLGVVRLNLSEYIEESEAILRDGVIPGGPSLRDIFSSPTSRDPKSGASSHHRKRSSLSNTTVPETLDGSPRSSHASEAEDDSNTTSPMSEVRDGVMRRYLMQESKINSTLKISILMIQVDGERNYAAPPPKSAPVFGGIAGFVAGEALEPVDVGKSSNGHVPSSLVGKSRDVFEAQDMYRRALAASWASQPGELPADECIEDIFSGGDGFRRASKAPNGRGHTRRTTVLPGRPPSANRLLPSFRHESSNPADETDDEGESHSSQDMMSSTLRPGDLHRFRHHLRHRSGSSDGDTVLGQQHQDQQPDLNRESSRGVGLGVVGGMRQLHRREESKITHAGGLRSRSSSLVTVGSGFGNKESGGTTTTGSSDHHERERTRGFGYFKRGKEVNEMEVREDLVAWTVPSSGREAGVVV comes from the exons ATGCGCATCTTTCCTATAGTTAGCAAATCGAGAaag CCTAGGTTCGAGGTACATCTCAAG ATATACGACCTCAACAACGTGCCACTCGTGTCGGGAGTGTCACTGATCAAATGGCACCTCCCCCACAGCATACACAGTGAACAACGAGGGCGCACACAAAAATGTCCCATTCAAAATCACCGGGTAGACTATAACTACTCCCGTGTCTTCTCGGTCCGCATTGGCATCGACCGGAACAGCAACCTGGTGGAATGCCCTATAGAGTTCGAAGTGCTCCAAGAGTTCAGCGGCCCCGGCACCGCCAGCACGAGCGGCCGCGATGAGAAAATCAGCCTTGGTGTCGTCCGTCTCAACCTAAGCGAGTACATTGAGGAAAGCGAGGCCATCCTCCGAGATGGTGTCATTCCCGGCGGGCCAAGTCTAAGGGatatcttctcctcccctacCAGCCGCGATCCCAAATCCGGCgccagcagccaccaccgcaaACGCAGCTCCCTAAGTAACACCACCGTCCCGGAGACCCTTGACGGCAGCCCCCGCTCCTCTCATGCGTCAGAAGCAGAAGacgacagcaacaccaccagccccatGTCCGAGGTCCGTGATGGCGTCATGCGCCGGTATCTGATGCAAGAGTCCAAAATCAACTCGACGCTCAAAATTTCCATCCTCATGATCCAAGTGGACGGCGAAAGGAACTACGCGgctccacccccaaaatcaGCCCCTGTATTCGGCGGCATCGCCGGTTTTGTCGCCGGCGAGGCCCTCGAGCCGGTTGACGTGGGGAAATCGTCCAACGGGCACGTTCCCTCTTCTCTCGTTGGAAAATCTCGTGACGTGTTTGAAGCGCAGGATATGTACCGCCGCGCTTTGGCAGCCAGCTGGGCCAGCCAGCCGGGCGAGCTCCCCGCAGACGAGTGCATCGAGGATATCTTCTCCGGCGGCGACGGGTTCCGCCGCGCGTCCAAAGCCCCCAATGGAAGGGGGCACACCAGACGGACGACGGTCCTGCCGGGCCGCCCCCCGTCCGCAAACCGCCTCTTGCCGTCGTTCAGACACGAATCGAGCAATCCCGCTGATGAGACGGACGACGAGGGGGAAAGCCACAGCTCGCAGGACATGATGTCGTCCACCCTTCGCCCGGGCGACCTCCACCGATTCCGCCATCACCTGAGGCACAGGAGCGGGTCGAGTGATGGGGATACTGTCCTgggtcaacaacaccaagatcaACAGCCCGACTTGAACCGGGAGTCGTCGCGGGGTGTTGGGCTGGGTGTGGTCGGGGGGATGAGGCAGTTGCacaggagggaggagagcaaAATCACGCAcgcgggggggttgaggagtcGGAGTTCGAGTTTGGTTACCGTCGGGAGCGGGTTTGGCAATAAGGAGAGTGGcgggacgacgacgacggggagCAGTGACCACCAcgagagggagaggacgagggggTTTGGGTATTTTAAgcgggggaaggaggtgaacgagatggaggtgagggaggatttGGTTGCTTGGACGGTTCCCTCTTCTGGTAGGGAGGCCGGTGTGGTGGTTTAA